In a genomic window of Taylorella equigenitalis ATCC 35865:
- a CDS encoding HpcH/HpaI aldolase/citrate lyase family protein: MGAIIRSGLFVPATRTDRISKAVATGADIVIVDLEDAVGPLDKATARDALADYLVTDSEQNLCVRLNSDDTQWHEEDLALCEKFKFKLFCVMLPKVETADQVHAIYERTGLRVITLIETARGLVALREIASSSGTLAMSIGELDLGISMGLPVTGSDVKIDAGLEFLMKQIYADLAIASSCAGIQGPLASVYSDYKNVDGYASRLKFAKGMGFAGGLCIHPKQVGVVKDVFAVDPELLAWAQSVMDAVVVHGESAFSLDGQMVDKPVIERAKRILGL, encoded by the coding sequence ATGGGTGCGATTATAAGAAGCGGACTGTTTGTGCCTGCGACCCGCACAGATAGAATTTCAAAGGCTGTTGCGACGGGTGCGGATATTGTAATTGTCGATTTGGAAGATGCCGTCGGTCCCTTGGATAAGGCTACGGCACGTGATGCTTTGGCTGATTATCTAGTAACTGATTCGGAGCAGAACCTATGCGTGCGTTTGAATAGCGATGACACTCAATGGCATGAGGAAGATTTGGCGTTATGCGAAAAGTTTAAGTTTAAACTATTTTGTGTGATGTTACCTAAAGTAGAGACCGCCGATCAGGTGCACGCTATTTATGAGCGGACAGGTTTACGTGTGATTACTTTGATAGAAACTGCTCGTGGGCTGGTGGCTTTGCGTGAAATTGCAAGTAGTTCTGGCACGTTGGCTATGTCCATCGGCGAGCTCGATCTTGGAATTTCGATGGGGTTACCTGTTACTGGCTCTGACGTGAAGATAGATGCGGGGCTTGAATTTTTAATGAAGCAGATTTACGCCGACCTTGCAATAGCAAGTAGCTGTGCGGGTATTCAAGGTCCATTAGCTTCTGTATACTCCGATTACAAAAACGTAGATGGTTATGCGTCTCGTTTGAAATTTGCTAAAGGCATGGGCTTCGCTGGTGGCTTGTGCATTCATCCGAAGCAAGTTGGGGTTGTAAAAGATGTGTTTGCCGTAGATCCAGAATTGCTCGCATGGGCACAGTCTGTGATGGATGCTGTGGTAGTGCACGGCGAGTCAGCTTTTAGTCTAGACGGGCAGATGGTTGATAAGCCAGTTATAGAGAGGGCTAAGAGGATATTGGGTCTCTGA
- the rpsL gene encoding 30S ribosomal protein S12 codes for MPTINQLVRKPRETAVMKSKSPALENCPQRRGVCTRVYTTTPRKPNSAMRKVAKVRLTNGYEVISYIGGEGHNLQEHSVVLIRGGRVKDLPGVRYHIVRGALDLQGVKDRKQARSKYGAKKPKK; via the coding sequence ATGCCTACTATCAATCAGTTAGTGCGTAAACCACGTGAAACTGCCGTTATGAAAAGTAAGAGCCCAGCTCTTGAAAACTGCCCACAACGTCGCGGTGTATGTACTCGTGTGTATACCACTACTCCAAGAAAACCAAACTCTGCTATGCGTAAGGTGGCTAAAGTTCGTCTTACTAATGGCTATGAAGTAATTTCATACATCGGCGGTGAAGGTCACAACCTTCAGGAGCACAGTGTTGTTCTAATCCGTGGTGGTCGTGTTAAAGACTTGCCAGGTGTACGTTATCACATTGTTCGTGGTGCTCTTGACCTTCAAGGCGTTAAAGACCGCAAACAAGCTCGCTCTAAATATGGTGCTAAAAAACCTAAAAAGTAA
- a CDS encoding CaiB/BaiF CoA transferase family protein, whose protein sequence is MNQGNIRPLDGVLVLSFEHAVAAPFCTRLLADMGARVIKVERPGVGDFARGYDDRIRGMSSHFTWINRSKESLTLDLKSQEAQEVLECLLPKVDVLVQNLAPGAIGRLGLSYDQLRNRYPRLICCDISGYGIGGPYEQKKAYDLLVQSESGFLSVTGTPDEMTKAGVSIADSSTGFFAYSNILAALMLRDRIGEGSHIDMSMLETMVEMMGFPLYYAFDGAEPPARAGAHHATIYPYGPFQVADDQTVMLGLQNQREWVRFCEEVIEEPDMAYDERYASNNLRQKNREDLDIRIKGKLIAMSKDELIERLDKCGIANASVNDMHDVWEHEQLKARNRWRMVNTPVGEVAAPLPPGVNDKFEYRMDPVPDLGQHSEAILEELGFASDRISEMKSKGVI, encoded by the coding sequence ATGAATCAAGGTAATATTCGCCCCTTGGATGGGGTATTGGTTCTTAGTTTTGAGCATGCGGTTGCGGCACCGTTTTGTACGCGATTGCTTGCAGATATGGGGGCTCGCGTTATTAAAGTTGAACGTCCTGGAGTGGGTGACTTTGCACGTGGCTATGACGATCGCATTAGGGGTATGTCCTCTCACTTTACGTGGATTAATCGCTCAAAAGAAAGTCTAACATTGGATTTAAAATCCCAAGAGGCTCAAGAGGTGCTTGAATGCTTGCTCCCAAAAGTGGACGTGTTAGTGCAGAATTTAGCACCAGGGGCAATAGGGCGACTTGGTCTATCGTATGATCAGTTGCGTAATCGTTACCCTCGATTGATTTGCTGTGATATTTCTGGGTATGGGATAGGTGGTCCATATGAGCAGAAAAAGGCTTATGATTTGCTTGTACAAAGTGAGAGCGGATTTTTATCAGTTACTGGCACGCCTGATGAAATGACTAAAGCAGGAGTTTCTATAGCGGATTCAAGCACAGGTTTCTTTGCATACTCAAACATTTTGGCAGCTTTAATGCTTCGTGATCGAATTGGAGAGGGCTCTCATATCGATATGTCCATGCTTGAGACTATGGTTGAGATGATGGGCTTTCCTTTGTATTATGCGTTTGATGGAGCTGAACCGCCTGCACGTGCTGGTGCTCATCATGCGACAATTTATCCATATGGTCCATTTCAAGTTGCAGATGATCAAACTGTGATGCTCGGTCTGCAGAACCAACGTGAGTGGGTGAGGTTTTGCGAGGAAGTTATCGAGGAGCCTGATATGGCTTACGATGAGAGATATGCTTCAAATAATCTGCGTCAGAAAAATCGCGAAGACCTTGATATAAGGATAAAGGGCAAATTGATTGCTATGAGCAAGGATGAGCTTATAGAACGCCTTGATAAATGCGGAATCGCAAATGCCTCTGTGAACGATATGCATGACGTATGGGAACACGAGCAACTAAAAGCTCGCAATCGTTGGAGAATGGTGAATACACCTGTGGGTGAGGTTGCGGCACCATTGCCACCAGGAGTTAATGATAAGTTCGAATACCGCATGGATCCTGTACCTGATTTAGGGCAGCACTCGGAAGCAATTTTGGAGGAGCTTGGATTTGCAAGCGATCGTATTAGCGAAATGAAATCTAAGGGTGTTATCTGA
- a CDS encoding HTD2 family dehydratase, producing MKEDFSSWVGNTSSVTQILDSVHVHKIARALDVDVPEEGGALPYLWHWCFFNEMAPYANTRKDGHEITGGFLPPLEGTNRMWAGGDVEFLKPLIVGKEATRKSRVSDIKFKEGTTGKLTFVSVEHEVVQDGEVAVRELQNIVYREPTPPKLYGKEHTGKGAWSTEILPTPTMLFRYSAVTANSHRIHYDVPYATKEEGYPDLVVHGPLTATFVVQGFEQAHPEVRVTRYKYRGVRPIICNIPYRVGGDFDLPTEGGSATSVCWAEQDGILAHEGMITYESR from the coding sequence ATGAAAGAAGATTTTTCTTCTTGGGTGGGCAATACCTCCTCCGTCACCCAAATCTTAGATTCAGTTCATGTTCATAAAATAGCAAGGGCTTTGGATGTTGACGTGCCTGAGGAGGGAGGGGCATTGCCATACTTATGGCATTGGTGTTTTTTTAATGAAATGGCACCATATGCAAATACTCGAAAGGACGGTCACGAAATAACGGGCGGATTTTTGCCCCCGCTTGAGGGTACGAATCGCATGTGGGCGGGAGGAGATGTTGAATTTCTGAAGCCTTTAATTGTCGGAAAAGAGGCGACTCGTAAATCGCGTGTATCAGATATTAAGTTTAAAGAAGGTACTACGGGGAAGCTGACTTTTGTCAGCGTTGAACATGAGGTGGTGCAGGATGGTGAAGTGGCTGTTAGAGAGCTACAAAATATTGTTTATCGCGAACCAACTCCTCCTAAGCTTTACGGAAAGGAGCATACGGGCAAGGGGGCATGGAGTACGGAAATATTGCCAACTCCAACTATGTTATTTAGATATTCAGCTGTCACTGCGAATAGTCATCGAATTCATTATGATGTGCCATATGCTACGAAGGAAGAAGGATACCCTGATTTAGTAGTACATGGACCTTTAACAGCAACTTTTGTTGTTCAGGGCTTTGAGCAGGCACACCCTGAGGTGCGTGTAACTAGGTATAAATACAGGGGTGTGCGTCCAATTATTTGCAATATTCCTTATAGGGTAGGTGGGGATTTTGATTTGCCTACAGAAGGAGGCTCTGCTACGTCTGTGTGTTGGGCCGAACAGGACGGGATTCTTGCGCATGAGGGCATGATTACTTATGAATCAAGGTAA